The sequence CCAAGCGCGGCGGCGGCGACCCGTCGAGCCGGGGGCGTACCACCATCGCCGACGGAGTCGTCGAGAAGATCGCCGGGCTCGCCGCCCGTGACGTCCTCGGCGTGCACGCCATGGGCAGCGGGATCTCACGGACCTTCGGCGCCGTACGCGACAGGGTGCCGGGCGGCGGTTCGAAGTCCGTCACGCGTGGTGTGAAGGCCGAGGTCGGTGAGGTGCAGACCGCGCTCGACCTGGAGATCGTCGTGGACTACGGCGTGTCCATCGCCGACGTCGCCCGCGACGTACGGGAGAACGTCATCGCGGCCGTCGAGCGCATGACGGGTCTTGAGGTCGTCGAGGTCAACATCGCGGTCAGCGATGTCAAGCTGCCGGACGAAGAGGACGAGGAACCGGAATCCCGGCTCCAGTGACGCCGTACCGGTCGATTGCCCCGCCCGCCCCGCCGACCTGCTGAGTGAACCTGCTGAGGAGCGCACCATGAGCATGGCCGTGATCGGCATGATCGCCGGAATGGCGCTGGGATTCGCCGGGTACTTCGGCGGGTTCGGCGCGTTCCTGCTGGTGGCGGCGCTGGGCGCCATCGGCTTCGTCGTGGGCCGCTTCCTGGAGGGGGACCTGGATCCCGGTGACTTCTTCCGGTCCCGCGGTACCCGCGACGACCGTCGGCGGTGACGCGCGTGTCCGACAGCCCCAGCAGTGGTCCCGGCAGTCCGGGCGGTTTCGGCTGTGCCGTAGCGGCGGGTGAGCGCGGTGCCACCAGGATCGCCGACCGGGTCGTCGCGAAGATCGCCGCGCAGGCGGCCCGCGAGGCGCTCGACGTACTGCCTCCCGGTGCGACGCCCCCGCACGCCACGGTCGTCGTCCGGCACGACCAGGCCCGCGTGAGCGTCAGCCTCGAACTCGGCTACCCCTGCGACATCGGCGGCCGGTGCGGTGCCGTGCGTCGCCAGGTCGCGCAGCGGGTAGAGGCGTTGGCGGGAATGAAAGTGCCCGAGGTCGCCGTCCAGGTGGAGCGCCTGCACTCCGCGCAGACGCGCGGCGCGGTTCAGGGGAGGACGCAATGAGCGAGCCCCAGGGCTCCGAGAGCACCCGA is a genomic window of Streptomyces sp. NBC_00414 containing:
- a CDS encoding Asp23/Gls24 family envelope stress response protein, with product MSDTTQRNRPENPDVEQPDQQQMRKAAVTKRGGGDPSSRGRTTIADGVVEKIAGLAARDVLGVHAMGSGISRTFGAVRDRVPGGGSKSVTRGVKAEVGEVQTALDLEIVVDYGVSIADVARDVRENVIAAVERMTGLEVVEVNIAVSDVKLPDEEDEEPESRLQ